A single window of uncultured Pseudodesulfovibrio sp. DNA harbors:
- a CDS encoding histidine kinase, with product MNSRIIPISLAISDKEQRKLFEQMIAGNPMVRLVEDDAEEMGVLIYEPGDSVEEDMPHVIQALETGQAEDVYLVGNNADPEVLIRAMRSGIREFIKYPVDENDFRAAIIRTAMRSSLGEDEGEKGKILTVLGSKSGMGVTSLAVNLASILNARNPGSTILVDLRRPGGETPYFLDLKYEYTWGELVEDISRLDGIYLRSVVAEHESGLHVLPGPSGFERPDPHSLFLILEQLRSNYEHVIVDTAYPHDEVLPKEVEQADFILIALQLSLPCLARTSRLMDSIRSQDPDSERRMKLVANRVAKNSTIGVSEAMEVLDREIVWVIPEDSDSSLSAINQGTPLVLAYPKSPATKAIQGMVTTLVPAPKKAKKGFSLPFASFFKKKNKDDDHLAGASL from the coding sequence ATGAATAGCAGAATCATACCGATCTCGTTGGCAATCAGCGACAAGGAACAGCGTAAGCTCTTTGAGCAGATGATCGCTGGCAATCCCATGGTTCGCCTTGTTGAAGACGACGCTGAAGAAATGGGTGTCCTTATTTACGAACCCGGTGACTCTGTTGAAGAAGACATGCCGCATGTCATTCAGGCTCTTGAAACCGGACAGGCTGAGGATGTTTATTTGGTCGGTAACAATGCTGACCCAGAGGTCCTTATTCGTGCCATGCGCAGCGGCATTCGTGAATTCATCAAGTACCCGGTGGATGAAAACGATTTTCGCGCCGCCATCATTCGGACGGCCATGCGTTCCAGCCTAGGAGAAGATGAGGGGGAGAAGGGTAAAATATTAACTGTGCTTGGCAGTAAGTCCGGCATGGGAGTGACGTCTCTGGCTGTGAATTTGGCTTCGATTTTGAACGCGCGTAATCCCGGTAGCACCATTCTTGTCGATTTGCGTCGTCCTGGTGGAGAGACCCCGTATTTTCTGGATCTGAAGTATGAATACACCTGGGGTGAATTGGTCGAAGACATTTCCCGTCTGGATGGGATCTACCTTCGTAGCGTGGTGGCCGAGCATGAATCCGGCCTGCACGTATTGCCCGGTCCTTCCGGTTTTGAGCGTCCTGATCCTCATTCCCTGTTCCTTATTCTGGAGCAGCTTCGTAGTAATTATGAGCATGTGATCGTTGATACTGCATATCCCCATGACGAAGTGCTTCCCAAGGAAGTGGAACAGGCTGATTTCATTCTCATCGCATTGCAATTGAGCTTGCCGTGTCTCGCCCGGACTTCTCGTCTGATGGATTCCATTCGTAGTCAGGACCCGGATAGTGAACGGCGTATGAAGCTCGTTGCCAATCGCGTGGCAAAGAATTCGACCATTGGTGTGAGCGAAGCCATGGAAGTGCTGGACCGCGAAATTGTCTGGGTGATTCCTGAAGACAGTGATTCCTCTTTGTCTGCTATTAATCAAGGCACACCTCTGGTTTTGGCTTACCCCAAGTCTCCTGCCACCAAGGCCATTCAGGGCATGGTGACAACTTTGGTCCCCGCACCCAAGAAGGCCAAGAAGGGATTTTCTTTGCCGTTCGCTTCTTTCTTTAAAAAGAAGAACAAGGATGATGATCATCTTGCAGGAGCGTCCTTATGA
- a CDS encoding type II and III secretion system protein family protein, translated as MIRIQSIRNLLVVLAYVMVLFIPSPMHAKTTDVIKLTLGKSLVIDTDFKVSRVSLASDTLVSIVVLSPRQIYLTGNELGSTTLTLWSNGNVADVFDVTVTPNMTHLKRMIHEVMPNEKNIKVLTSGESVTLAGHVSNTSNLSSVLALAEAAAPDKVVNLLTVDGIQQVMLEVRVAEMSRSVTKRLGVNFAAIGSNFSIYSIINNLTKFNAEDSVFELTDNITFDGAYRTGSTTIFGMIDALKANGLVRMLAEPNLTCVSGESAEFLVGGEVPIPMPGPLGNVAIDYKPFGIGLKFTATVMSSGLINLQVNPEVSELDYSKSVSVSGYEIPTISTRRANTVVELGDGQSFVIAGLISDSLKENSNKFPGLGEVPVLGMLFSSKDFTSNKTELVVLVTAHLAKPVDMASQTLPTDGFKEPSDSEFYLFGLMEGMGGSETTKVAGANSGAAEPGTVVRPESGFDGEFGHAWPQ; from the coding sequence ATGATACGTATCCAATCTATACGAAACCTCTTGGTCGTATTGGCCTATGTTATGGTGCTGTTCATTCCTTCACCGATGCATGCCAAGACAACTGACGTGATTAAGTTAACGCTTGGCAAGTCCCTTGTCATCGACACCGATTTTAAGGTGAGTCGTGTCTCACTGGCTTCCGACACTCTAGTTTCCATAGTTGTCCTTTCGCCTCGGCAGATATATCTGACCGGTAATGAACTTGGTTCTACGACTCTGACATTGTGGTCCAACGGCAATGTAGCGGATGTGTTCGACGTGACAGTGACCCCGAACATGACACATCTCAAGCGGATGATTCATGAGGTTATGCCCAATGAAAAGAATATCAAGGTCCTGACTTCGGGCGAATCCGTTACTTTGGCCGGACATGTGTCCAACACTTCGAATTTGTCGTCCGTCCTTGCTTTGGCCGAAGCTGCGGCTCCTGACAAGGTTGTTAATCTACTGACTGTGGACGGTATCCAACAGGTTATGTTGGAAGTTCGTGTGGCCGAAATGTCCCGTTCCGTGACCAAACGTCTGGGCGTGAACTTTGCGGCTATCGGTTCCAACTTTTCCATCTATTCCATTATTAATAATCTGACGAAGTTCAACGCTGAAGACAGCGTCTTCGAGTTGACTGACAATATCACATTCGACGGAGCATACCGCACCGGGAGCACAACCATTTTTGGCATGATCGACGCTCTTAAGGCCAATGGTTTGGTCCGAATGCTGGCTGAGCCGAATTTGACCTGTGTGTCGGGCGAGTCTGCTGAATTTTTGGTTGGCGGCGAAGTCCCTATTCCCATGCCCGGACCTTTGGGCAATGTCGCAATTGATTACAAACCGTTTGGTATTGGTCTCAAGTTTACGGCTACGGTCATGAGCTCCGGTTTGATTAATTTGCAAGTCAACCCGGAAGTCTCTGAACTGGATTATTCCAAAAGCGTTTCCGTGTCTGGATATGAAATTCCGACAATATCCACTCGTCGCGCCAATACCGTGGTGGAGTTGGGAGACGGCCAATCTTTTGTTATCGCTGGTCTAATTAGTGATTCCCTTAAGGAAAATTCAAACAAATTCCCTGGACTGGGAGAAGTTCCAGTGCTTGGCATGCTGTTTAGCTCCAAGGATTTTACCAGTAACAAGACCGAGTTGGTGGTCTTGGTAACTGCCCATTTGGCAAAGCCGGTGGACATGGCCTCCCAGACCCTTCCCACGGATGGGTTCAAGGAGCCGAGCGATAGTGAATTTTATCTTTTCGGTCTCATGGAAGGAATGGGCGGGTCAGAGACGACCAAGGTTGCAGGAGCCAATTCTGGTGCTGCGGAGCCTGGAACAGTCGTCCGGCCTGAAAGTGGATTTGACGGTGAGTTCGGCCACGCTTGGCCGCAATAG